The Fusobacterium sp. FSA-380-WT-3A sequence TCTTAAATAAATATTTATCTTCTTCAAATATAATTACTTTCTTAGTTAAATCTATATCTGTATTTGTATCTCTAGGTAATATAACAATACATTTAAATCCATCATCGCTTACTTTACATGGAGAGAAATGCATTGTTGTTTGATACACTTCTATAACTGTTCCTTTTGGTATAAAGAATCCTTTTACTTTTGAACTTTCTATTTTTCCATTCTCTATATCTTTTACATGAGCTAGTAATAATACTAAATCTGTTATAGCAACATTAACTTCGCTTCCTTTATGATATTCTAATCCATTTAATAATGAGTTATTTCCATTACAATATCCAAATTGTATATCCATATCTCCATATAAATTAGTTTTAATTTCTTCAAAAACTGATAATTTTTCCATTTCAGAATCTGAAGCTATATATATATTTCCTACTTCAGGAATAGGAGTATGCTTTTCAGCATACTCTATTAATTCCTCAAAATTATATCCTGTAATAACTTGTCCAAATTCTTTAAATTCTTTATCATTACAAGAGTAGATAGGAAATTCATTCAATTCTTTTAACTTATTTAACATAATGATATCTCCTTCTATTTTTTTATTTTTTAGTATTTACAAACTTCCATATTTAATAAGTTTGCTAATATTTCTAATTCTTTAGCTACATCTCCATAAACAACTGCAAAATGAGGTTCCCAACCATCTTTTACACTATTTTCTATTACTTCTAAAGAATTATTTTCTGTTTTTACAACTACTGATGTTCCTAAAAATTGTTTAGGTTCATCTAAAGCCTCTCCTTTAGCTATAAAGAATCTATATTCTCCGTTAGGTTTTCTTCCTATTCTAAATATTGTCACATGTTCAGCAGCTTTACATCCAAATTCCATTGTTGGTCCTATTTTTCTATTAGGATGTACCCCTACTTCAGCTCCTTTATCTTCTCTAGCTAAAGAACATGCTGCTGTTCCACAATGCCAATAAGTAACTGTATTTTTATTTTCATCTAATGATACTGGGTCTCCAAAAAATGCATGGTTTCCTGTAAGTTTCATTCCAATATACATTGATAATGCTCCCATTAAATCTGCTTCACATGAAGCTGCTACTAAGTTTTCATTAAGCATTGCTAAAGCTCCACAAACTGGAGTTCCATATTCAACAAAATAGTCTGGCCAACATCTTGAAGCTATAGCTTTAATATTATTTTGTTCCACAAAATCTTTATATGCTTTATAAACTCTTACAAATTTATCTACATTTTCTTTTGGAGTATTACATAATCCAACCATTTTTTTGTTAGCTTCTTCTAATAAATCTGTATATTCTTCTTCTTTATAAGCTTTTGCTTTATTTATTAATTCTCTAGCTTCTATAGAAATTAAATTTATTCCAAAATTCTTTAATAATTCGGCATCTAATCCTCTACCAAATCCAAATCCTTGAGGAGTATGTCCTATACTTGCCATATTTAAATTTCTTAAATCTTTTTTTATCTCAGCAGCCTTTATACATGCTGTCATTTTTAATTTTGTTACCTCTTCTGTTGGGGCTCCAAAAATATATTCAAATTTTTCTCTTCCAGTATGATGAAATAAATTTCCAGCAGAATAAGCTCCTGTTAGTGAATTTAATCTTAACCTTCCACCATCAATTACTGGTTCTCTTAATGTCCATAAAACTATTGGACAATCATATTCTCTCACTACTTCACTTGCATAAGCAGAGTTAGCAAAAGTTGTATTTTGTAAAATAACTAAATCAGGATTTTGTCCTTTTATAAAAGCTTTTAAATCATCTATTGATAATAATGGAGCTTCTGGATATATTCCACAATCTGTTATTGATTTTATCATTTCTACTGATTTATTAAATTGGTCATTTGCACTTTCTAAATGAAATGTTGGAACTCCAATAGGTACAAATATTACTTTAAAATTTTTCATTTTCACACCTCAATTTATTTTTTGCTTACAACTTTATAAGTTGCTGAGAAATCTTCTTTTCCATATCCTAATTCCATAGCTTGTGCATATACATTTTTAGCTACTTCTACACCAGGTAATATTAATCCTAATTTTTTAACTAAAGCTGATGTTAAATTAACATCCTTATTCATATTTTCTACGGAAAAAGCTGTTTTAAAGTTTCCTTCAGCTATTACTTTTCCTTTTGTATCTAAATAAAAGTTTTGAGCTCCTCCATAAGATACTGCTGTCATAAATTCTTCTACAGATATTCCTGATTTTTGAGCTAATGTTATCATTTCGTTAACACCATTTTGAATTTGAGAAACTAATGTATTATGGCATAGTTTCATTACTAATCCTGCCCCATTTTCTCCTAAATAGATGATATTATTTCCCATACAAGCTAATATATCTTTTACTTTTTCATATGTTTCTTTACATCCACCAACATAAATTCCTAATGTTCCAGTTTCAGCAGCAGGAACTGATTTAACCACTGGTGCATCTATCATTGAGGCTTTCTTTTCTGCTATTTTTTTAGATAATTCTCTTGAAACTTCAGGATCAATAGTACTCATATCTATAAAAATTTGTCCTTCTTTTGCTACTGGAAGTAATTCTTCATATACTGATATTACATGTTCACTTTTTGGAACCATTGAGACTACAACGTCACATTTTTCTCCTACTTCTTTTATTGAAGAAGCTTCTTCGGCACCTAAACCAACCATTTCAGCTACTTTTTCTTTATTTAAATCAAATACCATTAAAGGTCTTCCTGATTTTTTTAATATATTAGTACTCATTGGTTTTCCCATAAGTCCTATTCCTATAAAACCTATTTTCATTTTTTATCTCCTTTTGAATATTATAATAACCATTATTTAGTTGTATCATCCCAAGCTTTTGTAAATACTCCTAATCCATATGTTGTAAATGGATGTTCAAAGCTTGCTTTATAAACATCTAATCCACAAGTTACTATATGTGCCCCCATTTTAGCTGCTTCTGCTATTTGTTTTCCATTTCTTACTGCTGCAACAATTATTTCTGTATTAAAATTGTGTTTTCTATAGATTTCACAAATATCAGAGATATAATTTAGAGCATCATCTCCTGAGTTTTCTTTCCATCCTACAAATGGAGAAACAAATTTAGCATCTAATTTTCCTACAGGTATAGCTTGTGAAGGTGAAAATACTAATGTTACATTAGTTCTTACTCCTTCTCTTTCTAATTTTCTTGCTGCTATTAAACCATTTTCTGTACAAGGAATCTTAATAACAAAGTTAGAAGAATATGCAGCAATTTTCTTTCCTTCTTCTACCATCTCTTCCCATTTAGTTAAATGAGGATTTATTTCAACAGATATAGGAAATTTTTCATAACCTTCTATTCCTTTTTCTTTTACCCAAGCTGCTAAATCAGCTATTACTGTTAAAAATGGTTTTCCACTTAACATAATGTGTCTTGGATTTGTTGTAACTCCATCGATTCCATAATTTTCATAAGCATACTCAATTTCATTTAATTTTGCACTGTCTAAAAAATATTTCATATTAATCCCTCCAAAATTTATTTTTATTTAGTTAATTTAATTAATCAATTATTTATTTAATAGGATTATACTTCTATTTTAATTATTTGTCAATATATTTTTTTGATTTTTTTTTATTTTTATTTTTCATTTTAAGAACATTAAATTTATAAATAATTCTTTTTATCATTTTTTATATATTTTAAAATTAATAAAATAATCCAAATACAAATTTTATAATTACTTTTTATTAACTTTTCTTTAAATTATCTTAAAAATACTAAAAATTTTTTATTAACAAAATCATTACCAATATTCTAAATAATATTACTTCACTAATTATATTCACTTTTTATTTATATATTTATCAAATATTATTAATAGTTTATTAATTTAATTATTATGTAAAATTAAAATTAATTAATCTTCAACAATATTTATTAATCTTCATATAAAATTAATAAAAGTTTCTTTTCTATAAAGTTTCTGTATCTTTTAAATTTCTGGATATTTTTATTTTTAATTTTATAAAATTATATAGCAATTATAATTTATATTTTAATCATTTTATAAACAAAGTACGATTTTCATTATACTTTGTCCTTAAGTTTTATTTCCATCAAAGAAGTTTATTAAAAAATTTTATATAAATTTCAATTTTATTTTTATTTGATAAATTCTATACAAAATTCTTAAAAATTAATTTTTATCTTTTAATAAGTTTATATATTTTTCTTTAATTTAATAATTTTATCTGATTTCCTTTTTTAATTAGTTAAATAATTTTTTATCATTTCTAAAAAAACTTAACTTTTCAATTCTAAATTAAAAAATTTTTTAATTAGAAAAAATAAATATAATTTATTTTAAAATATTTATCATTCTAATAATTTTCCTTAATATTTTTTATAAAAAAACTAAAGAATATTTAAAAATATCTTATTTTATTCTCTTTTATATAATTATAGTAATCAAATATAATAAAAAAAAGCTATAGACTATTCTATAACTCTTTACTCACAGCTTTTCATTTAATATTTAAATATATATTTTCTCTCTC is a genomic window containing:
- a CDS encoding DUF4867 family protein; the encoded protein is MLNKLKELNEFPIYSCNDKEFKEFGQVITGYNFEELIEYAEKHTPIPEVGNIYIASDSEMEKLSVFEEIKTNLYGDMDIQFGYCNGNNSLLNGLEYHKGSEVNVAITDLVLLLAHVKDIENGKIESSKVKGFFIPKGTVIEVYQTTMHFSPCKVSDDGFKCIVILPRDTNTDIDLTKKVIIFEEDKYLFKRNKWLLVHNDKQDFISRGAYEGIIGVNLKVKY
- a CDS encoding transaldolase family protein, translating into MKYFLDSAKLNEIEYAYENYGIDGVTTNPRHIMLSGKPFLTVIADLAAWVKEKGIEGYEKFPISVEINPHLTKWEEMVEEGKKIAAYSSNFVIKIPCTENGLIAARKLEREGVRTNVTLVFSPSQAIPVGKLDAKFVSPFVGWKENSGDDALNYISDICEIYRKHNFNTEIIVAAVRNGKQIAEAAKMGAHIVTCGLDVYKASFEHPFTTYGLGVFTKAWDDTTK
- a CDS encoding fucose isomerase, yielding MKNFKVIFVPIGVPTFHLESANDQFNKSVEMIKSITDCGIYPEAPLLSIDDLKAFIKGQNPDLVILQNTTFANSAYASEVVREYDCPIVLWTLREPVIDGGRLRLNSLTGAYSAGNLFHHTGREKFEYIFGAPTEEVTKLKMTACIKAAEIKKDLRNLNMASIGHTPQGFGFGRGLDAELLKNFGINLISIEARELINKAKAYKEEEYTDLLEEANKKMVGLCNTPKENVDKFVRVYKAYKDFVEQNNIKAIASRCWPDYFVEYGTPVCGALAMLNENLVAASCEADLMGALSMYIGMKLTGNHAFFGDPVSLDENKNTVTYWHCGTAACSLAREDKGAEVGVHPNRKIGPTMEFGCKAAEHVTIFRIGRKPNGEYRFFIAKGEALDEPKQFLGTSVVVKTENNSLEVIENSVKDGWEPHFAVVYGDVAKELEILANLLNMEVCKY
- a CDS encoding NAD(P)-dependent oxidoreductase → MKIGFIGIGLMGKPMSTNILKKSGRPLMVFDLNKEKVAEMVGLGAEEASSIKEVGEKCDVVVSMVPKSEHVISVYEELLPVAKEGQIFIDMSTIDPEVSRELSKKIAEKKASMIDAPVVKSVPAAETGTLGIYVGGCKETYEKVKDILACMGNNIIYLGENGAGLVMKLCHNTLVSQIQNGVNEMITLAQKSGISVEEFMTAVSYGGAQNFYLDTKGKVIAEGNFKTAFSVENMNKDVNLTSALVKKLGLILPGVEVAKNVYAQAMELGYGKEDFSATYKVVSKK